tctgaattggtcagacatttgcctctgaatagtTAAGCATAATACgtgctcttaatggttcagacttcttactggttcaacacttaattgTTCAAGTGTCTTAttgattcaacacttaatggttcagaactCTTAGTGGTTCAGCACTTACCTATTTAGAAGTTGTCAAAAAGCCCCTGAAAGAGCTTGCATTTTACAAACCTATCTAATATGAAAAGTTagtaatttatatatttttttgttaatttattaCTTAAATAACacataaaatataacattttaaTAAATTACATTATTATGTTCAAATGAACCTAAGCTGATGTATCAATGATATTTGtattatatttgtattattttcaCCCTTGTTATAAAATGTCAACTTCTTTAATGTAGTCGATCACTTAATCATCTATTTATGATATAgttttaatatgtatcttttTATGTTTAAAACATATAATAATTTCGTGAGAATGTGTGTTTTTTGGGTATTTAAAACCTTCTAGGAAATTCCAGTTTGTGTGTAGTAGCTGCTGGACCTTTGGATAGCGATGATGTTGATTAGTCGGGTTCCGGGtcaaattgatgaacttgaataTAACACACATTTATTCAAGTCAAATACATTAATATTGCGGGTTCCGGGTTAATGGGTTAAGTGAGGTAAAGTTGATGTAAATCAGAAGAAGTAGTCATGTAACCTTTGACGTTCAAAAAAATAGGTAAACAAGTTTGAAATGTTGCAATCAAGTTGTAAGTGTGTTAAATGTGTCATAAATGAGTTGACGGGCTCTAAACTAGTTGTAATAAATAGGTTAAACGGGTCATAAATATACCAATCCGAGCATGACCCATCTCATTAAAAGAGTTGCACAGttctgtaagattaaatataattattatgttatatttaattgtataacaactctcccaaaacccttaaacatgtcctttacgtcctaaaatacaccccgtatacgaaaaataACCCTAAaatacctttataattataaaaatcaaataaaaacaaaaatttgagtTCCTTGCGGGGCGCGACCCGGGCAGGTTGGGCCTGTCACCAGGCGAGCCCCTAGACCGCCACGTGTCTGGTTACGCGTCGAAGCTAGTAAGTTGACTCACCAAGGCTAGGCCCTAGCCAGCctagctcgcgggccgcgaaagaGGAAGAGTGGGGCGTCGCGGGAAGCGAGCCGCCACCCGATCAACCCTATAAAAGGGGGCTTCGGCCTCAGAATTCAGTCGCTCATTTCTTTTTCTCTCTCGAACAATATAGTGCAAATATAAACGGGCGTTATACCcactaattagcgaagctctgcctcgttgtaagtatcataaccccggttacgtattagttactctgcccgattgatctagagctccgtaacgcatgtcaaggctctgcctgactcagtcgttggagttctgtctcggggatataactaatgtaaattgggttatcttactaacacgtgtgcattgtttaattaatagattataaccaggaagtcactaGAAAGCAGTAGtatctaaaatagcaatgtgagttattccCCTTTTTGcgaactgtttttacaaaacctcaattgttttaaattatatttaacagtgattgagtatttgtgattctacaattacagtcggtatgttggggttttatatacattacttgttactacactgtgagtagtagcatgaccacaagtcaggattgatagtaccgtgggtggtaattgagtagatgtaaacaaatgtaattgcggatgccctcaatactgtaaaatgataaaattgttttgattaaattgggattcactcaccagtatttcttgctgataaaactttttaaaatgcatttcaggtaacaaaatgtgaaagccaaataaaagccagctggagagccctgaaggcttggaaaagtggctataaaagctacctaaacaagaaagaagttttatttcaataaattagggtttacccctataaacatgttgtaatggaaacttgggttttttcccatgtatttattatttataaaagtatggtgtttaactctgataaactatttcctaactacggtcctgatatATTTTCCGATGCccaattaataaacaccgataccactgatactgTCCTCGCGGCCGCCCGCCTCCAGGGGCAGGGGTCGGGGTTGCGACAGagaagtggtatcagagctacagccaccgatttcagccacagaagtgttctgctgacaccaaaattttatcAGTTGTGTTAGGAAATAACCTATGTGATTACGTGTATAcatgtatattattgttttgtgttatttgacaatttgttagtttacagtatgagtgagcaaggtacgtctgacgcctatcgtcaccTAGCTAGTTCTCCCAAAAGTGAAGGAACTTCCTCACAGCCTACTCCTTTGGGGTATTCTGCTAATACAGAAGAGGGAATCTTCATCTTTAAAGCGCAATCCGAAGAACCATTCCCTTCGAAAAATagaggatggttcagtcggggagcaCATGAGAGAAGGAAGAGAATGAGAAAATTGCAGCAACAAAGAGCGTTAGCAGCAGCCAATAGGGAGATGAACGCCCAGACACAAAACATAGTCAATAGGCGATTGGCAAACTTTCATATGTTAGCCACCACTGCAGCCGATCCAAACCCAGATCAGATAATTGCACCACAACCACTGCTACTATTCCCAACCCAACTAATGGAGATAGAACCGAACCCAAGAGACCAAATTCCCATACCAGCATTTGATCCTAACGAGATACTTAGAATCCCATCACCTAATACTCTAATGTACGATCCATGGGAGGATGGCCATAGGGATTACCAGGAACCCTATCCACAGAGAGACCCGATACCAAACCCAATAGCCTAGTATACCAACCTTAACCCTCTAGATCCGTATTGGAATGCTGACCAGTATGTTCAGGAGATACTAGACAACCTATACCCATACGGAGAACCTATACCTCAGTACCCTGACCCAATACCCGCACCACTGCCAACCATGAGTGAGGAAAATGTGCAGGAACTCCGTACATTTGGTGAAGAACTAGTAGAGGAAGGAGAGAGGATAAAACAAATAGGAGAGAAGCTCGTGTAGAAATACGACGAGCGAGAGATGCAATACTGGAACCACCCCTagcaacaataataataataataataataataataataataataataataataataataataataataataataatatagatCTATATACAAATGTGTGTAGcttggaatatatatatatactagtgggAATGCTCGCGCGTTGCGACGGGTGTCCCGACTGATATCAGATTCATTTATGACGTCTATTACGAACCACAACCCATTCCGGGGTTCTAACATTTTATTCCGTTCAATTAAAAAATAGACGAATAACCTATAAGGTCACAAACAGGCAAAGAAAATCTACAGTTTCAATATAAAGAGTTAGATTTATTAAACCATAACAAATTttcatcaaaacatgaaaagtaTGTTTATTTACCACGTTATTAATATTAATGATATTATGGATTTGTACATGTCCATATACTTCGATCCAATCCCGTTCTCAAATAATATACTTTAATGATATACGTTCATTGGGCTGAAGTTTCTTTGACCGCGCTTTCTCTAAAAGCTCCTTCCATTTCTCGGATAGCAGATAAAGATCCAACTACAATACCACACAAGAAAATTTTAGacagcctaaacgagcccaaacaaaaatttatttattttatacataatataatataatgataACATTAGCGAACCGAGTTCGAGCCGCGCTTTGGCTAGTTTAAGCAATACTGAAGCGAGCTCGAGCCGAGTTTTTAGCTCGTCTGATGCTTCCTACACAAAATATGCAATTTATTAACAAATTTAAGACGAATAATCAAATATGTTTTAAAAGAAATCGAAAATATTCATTCATACTTGTCGAGTATTTTTCCCTTTTCTTTATATGGCTTAACAAGCACCCGTGAATCACAAACAAAGTGTGGGTTTCCCTTTGCCAAAATCGCTTTAACAGTCTCTGGAAGCATAAACGTAACAAACCCGAACATCCGTTTTTGCTGATACGGGTTCCTCGCATCTTGAACCAGTCCAAACATGCTTAATAAACATTCAAAAATCTCTTATAAACGGAAAAAAAACAATCAAATCAAAATAACACAGTTGCGAATCAAATCATTAACTACCTGAAGTAATTCGAAACGTCTTCCTCTTTAAAAGTACTATCAGCCGGAAAAGTTAAATAAATTTGTCGCGAACTCGAATTCGAGTTCCCGAAACCCATTGATCCAAAATCATTTCGGTCGGGTCGACACCGACCGAATTTGTGAAACTCATCACCCATCATCAATGCAGCTGCTGCTGCTGATCTACATGCACATAAACATGTGTTGATCCATTAAAATGTGATCCAATAAAACACAATCAAATATTTCAAACCCGCCTGGCCCACCCCGCATAGTTCTAAGAAAAAATCTAGTTTAGAAATCTGGTGTTGGAGCTAAGGCCGAACTTTGTAtgcaaaagaaaaaaacaatacATTATGATCAATCACCTATGCTACAAATCAGTTGAACACCAGCATGTTACTATATTACGCAACCGATGAACAAATCAAGTGTTATAACCTGAAAGTGAAACACCCGCTACTGCAAGTGTAATGGGGTTTTGGGCTATAATCTAGTAAACTTGAGTCAGCAACAAATATATGATTAAATTAATTGAACACGCTCAACTACTTGTACTCTTAACATTCTACACTCAGTAAACAAAGAAGCTACCAATGAGCGTTGGAACCATGAGGAACAGTATTATATCCCGACATCCCACCTCGATTCCCAAACCCACCTCTACCTCTCGACCTAAAGCTCCCACCAGAACCTGCTACACAGTAACAATCTGGATCAGTCATACGTCATTGGACCCATAatataattaagtaaataaatggTTCAAAAATAAACAAACTACCTCCTGGACCCATGGTCCGGGTCATAGACGACAATGCAACAGGAACAACTTGACCAGCCTCTTGAAGAATCTTAACAAGCTCTCTAGCATGCTTAGCATTTGAATGGGTAAAAAACGTAACAGCAATCCCCTTGGCTCCTGCACGACCAGTTCGCCCTATCCTATGGACATAATCCTCGAGGCTTGTTGGAAAATCATAATTGATGACGCATTTTATGCCCTTAACATCTATACGTTTAACAGTTGGAATTAAAAGAATTCAAAGTACAACGAAAAGAATTTAAAACCTGGAATTAAATGGCAACCTTATCCCTGCTTTTTAAGATCATTACCTCAACCTTTTGCAGGGATAAGGAGCAGCAACCACCACTACCTCCGCCGCAATTCCATTTTCATAACCaataaaaaagtttttgtttgTATGAGTCAATCGGACTGTCACGACCACCAACCTCATAACCGTGTTTGGGCAGCGATAACTTCTAAAGATGAAGGGTAAATCCGTAGACCTCACGAAAATAGTCAACCACCGATTTCATGTTTCTTTCCTCAACAACTGGAAACATTAGCTCTGTTGTGTCTCATATGAAGCCTGCATGCATAAACAAGCAAATCCACATGATTATTGATTAGTACTATTTCCCCAAAATTCAACAAAAAACTTTAACTAACCTATAACCTAATAGTGTCATGAACTAAGCCCTACATGTAATGTACAACCACAATTCAAGATCACTTTCCTAAAACTATACCAAATGTCCAAATCTGTTCAAACATAATACCTAAATCCAGCTCAAATCCTACCCTAGCCGCCGGCGTCATCAGCACCTTCGCAACCGTCATACATAAAAATCATAGGAGCAATAATCGGAATTCTTACATAAAAATATCTTTTTATTTGTTTACCATAGTGTCCACTCATTTCAAGACGCTTCAGGTAATTTCCTCCTCCTTTTCATTGGTGAGAACCAATGTAGATGTAAAAACAAAATAACCAGCTTACAGTTTCGAAAACAAAGTTTAATGGTTCTGCCAGCCGTTTATGTCTTGAAACAAATCGTGTAAACTGAACTTGTATAGTCTAACTTCTGTATATATGCATTCTTTTTCCAAGTTCTTAATTTTCGAATATATAATCTTGTTAAAAAGGTGGGTTTGGCGTTCATACCTGAGACATCTCGCGCCTGATGCACAACAAAGCACAATGTGGCATGCATCAAGTTTATGTAGGGAATAATGTGCCTGAGACATCTCGCGCCTTATGTAGGGAATAATGTGCATTAGAGCTCAAGGGAACATACATAGTTCAACAAAATAATACAAATACAACACCTGCAAGTGTTTTGAGTTTGCAAATTCATTCGGTATATCAAAGTAATTAAATGTAAAATGTAGTAACTAATTTGTAAAACAAAGAAGAGCAGAAGAAAGGGGTTTCAGTATCACCCGAGTAATCACCATCGGCTCCACCCTCTAAGCCAAAATACCACCACCGTACCACCGTGACCAGAGGATTCATCTGCTAGAATCCTAACAACCCCCAGACTAACTTGCGACGGAACCCTAAAGCCACCATTGCTGGGCCTTCCCTGTACAATATTCCTGTTACTTGCACCAAGAAAGCACAAGGTACCGTATAATGTTCAACAGTGAAGAAAGAGGTGATTAAATCCAGCAAAACCCTAACGATTGAAATTAGAGTTACCTGCGTTGGGATGTTGAGATGAAAGAATCAAACGGTGGCAAATAGAAGAAGAGCAGAGACTCGGTGGCTTCAGATATTCCGGTTActgttatgttttgatttcctTGTGGGTTTGCCGAATTGAAGGTTGGTGTCAATTAGATTGATTTACGTGAAGTCTGAGGGGTTGAAGAATTAAATTAAAGGTATGAATTGAATTGAGCATTGAAGAACGTGATTATCAATTTTCGACGGTTTCAGTCTGATGGAAGGTTAGAAGTGATGAAAGAAGTATGGAGGGGTATGATGGGAAGAAAAGGGTAAAAGATTAGAGATTAAACATGCCTCTTCACATGCCATCTTAAAATTTAATGGTAAATTTACCATTGTAGCCATGGGAGATGctttatatagtattatagaATAGattatagatagatagatatagatagatataATCCACTAAAATAGATAACCTAATATCTGTCTATGCATAACTAGTAGTATGTTTTGAGTTCCCGTTGTagattgtaatatatatatatatatatatatatatatatatatatatatatatatatatatatatatatatatatatatatatatatatatagtggagagttcaaatgagaataaaattacaaattaagaataaaaagaataaaggatacaaaggtaatttggacaaatcatttaatgagtctattatttatttttgctatTCAAATGAATGAACTCTAATCATTTAATGAGTTTATCTTATAAGAGAGTTGTAcaccttacacaataaaaacaatcatgCACATGATCTTACATATTCAACGTTTCCTACGTtattaaaacaatgttttgttgTAGGGTAGAGAATGTGTAGGAATCCAgaacttttaaataattttgtgactcataataaaatatgtgtaggacacaacacttttaaataattttgtcactTCTAATAAAATTAGTGTAGGATCCAACACATTAATGGAGGTGAAGAAGAAAATTATGGTGACATTAATGAGACTTAAGTAactctttaaaatatttattagtgTTCTACATCAAATTGTCTatattacccttattaattaAAGCATTAATTAAAAATGGATAAAAATGATGTCTTAATTTccaaccattgatcaaaaaaatatatggtctagattaatttatttttcttctttcaagaacattcttctcaaatgaacctcccctatatatatatatatatatatatatatatgaaaaagagtaaatgtcgcaatgctcgacgattttgatcaaatTGTTTGCGTGATTGTTTGCATTAAATCTTATTCTATGATATTAATATCTGATAAATGTTTGTAATTCAGATGGACAgcgaagtaaatcaggaaaaccagaataatgagaATCATGGAAACCaaatagataacagtgccatccaacatatagtAGCACAAGTGATTATAGACactatgccatatattatcaagactgttaaagaagcagaaaataataaaactaatagtgGGAGTAAATGACCACCTACTAAACCCAGTCATAGCGTGAATAATGGACCGTTACTTCAATTgcctattccaaaaagaagaaaaaccatgtcatatggttgttcttacaaagaattatggtcttgcaaaccaatagaattctctggcaatgaaggagccattgcagctctacgttggatagaaaagacagaagcagtcttaaaaataagcaaatgtgcagaTGAAGATAAAATTATGTTAGCTTCCaatctttttaagaatgcagccttagaatggtggaatactattctccagtctacGGGAAGTGACAGAGTCTATAATATGGAATAGACTGATTTTAAGAATATGGTTGAAAGGAAATTGTGTCCCCCTCATGAAAAAGAACAAATCgctaataagttcttaaaccttagaatgactggaatagactgcaagggttacactaccatattcttcgaatatgctagaatcgTGCCAACCCTAGCTTCACCAGAACTAGTATTAATTTCCCGTTACAactggggattaattagtgaaatcagacatgtagtcaaggaagctagaccccaaaccatagatgaagctgtagaactagccaataccttgatcGATGAATTGATACGTACGCAAGAGGAGaaccagagaaagaacctagcccaaaagcttacccaggaatttcgctacggtaattccaaccgtgggaaaaatacAGGTTCTACGTCTGCACCTTACTGTAAGTActacaagaagaagcattcagggaGATGTTCCATAtactgcaacttctgcaaaatatctggacacaaggaagaagaatgcaggaagaaacccagtaatgggatatgcttcaattgtggagagaaGGGGTATATCAAaccaaactgtccgaaactagctccagcaaCAAATAGCAAAACTACCAAGAACGCCAGAGCGTTTGTTCTGACAgctgaagaagccaagatgattccggatgtgattgtTCGTACATTCTTAGTTAATGATAtctttgctaaagtattatttgactcttgtgcgaaccaaagttttattaatacttctttccgcaaacttctcaatcaaccattaactaaacttcaacaagaatgCCTGGTAAAAACGGCAAATGGGGAATCCATTAAGATCACTGAAATCTtccagggagcaagaatagaaattttaaaccataattttattgctAACCTTTATCcgatgaatctggctggatttgatatcgtattaggaatggattggttagtagccaatcgagccagtattctatgtgatcaaaagtcaatacaagtaagttcaccaaagggtgaaaatatcataattaaaggagataagccaaccaaatctactaaattcatctctgtgatgaaaacaacaagttatgcAAGGAAAGGATCcttagtgtatatgatttccataatcattaacactaaaggaaaagaattgaaagatattcacgtagtatctcaattctcagatacttttccagaagagttacctggactgccaccagatagggaggttgaattcagaattcacctactaccagggatagcaccgattgccaaggcaccttaccgtttagcaccagcggagatgcaggaactgaagaaacagttggaCGAACTACCGGAGAAAGGTTCCATACAGcctagttcatcaccatggggagcgccaattttgtttgtcaagaaaaatgacggatcaatgcgtatgtgcattgattaccgagaattgaacaaggtcacgattaaaaatcggtatccattaccgagaatcgatgatctgtttgatcaactgcaaggggcccgattcttttctaagatcgatttacgctcaggatatcatcaattgaaagtacatgaagaggacattcctaaaactgctttcagaacaaggtatggtcattatgaatttacagtcatgccatttggtttaaccaatgccccagctgcatttatggacatgatgaatagaatatgtaaaccatatctggataaattcataattgtctttatagataatattctcatttactctaagagtaaagaagagAATGCAGAGCATTTGTTTATACTTCTGAATttgctgagaaaagaaaagctttatgctaaattttcaaaatgtgaattttggttataagaagtgcaatttcttggacacctggtgaatcatgaaggaattcatgtggatcccacaaaaattgaggcgattactaaatggaaagtccctgagt
The Helianthus annuus cultivar XRQ/B chromosome 6, HanXRQr2.0-SUNRISE, whole genome shotgun sequence genome window above contains:
- the LOC110865155 gene encoding zinc finger CCCH domain-containing protein 46 — protein: MMGDEFHKFGRCRPDRNDFGSMGFGNSNSSSRQIYLTFPADSTFKEEDVSNYFSMFGLVQDARNPYQQKRMFGFVTFMLPETVKAILAKGNPHFVCDSRVLVKPYKEKGKILDKYE